One genomic segment of Candidatus Berkiella aquae includes these proteins:
- a CDS encoding ankyrin repeat domain-containing protein yields MHRSSSSSSPSQLSTSSVASTSSHSHAKKIFHRSFHAKKIHHLVMQACYSKNDSDLARINSEFIEQLKQSPASAVLELSTNDFSHLHDILHLPFKIQREKWAAIVISTTLLSNFVASIQVQYPEALNTLLKLKNKDSVTPLQQALSIGNIKAAEQLLLLISGNNDVLNANLNSRTDDGFMPFQQALATGDVAIVQQLIPLLLNNKKALTANLTNRTIDGFMPLQDALRSGNPEVIPPLIELLIEDTEALQTNLTNKTVEGFMPLQHALATGNLQIVQQLIPLLMANREALKANLLNRTHDGFMPLQQALATGNPEIVQLIIQLLQNDEEAFKANLLNRTEAGFMSLDCALKTGNLIVVQLLIPLMQDDATLIVNLENRTRSGFMPLQTALNTNNPKIVELLLTLLIDHESILNANLTNRTEDGFMPLQDALKSRIPSIFLQLIPFLTKNEDIFKANLLNRTNNGFMPLQQALDTNIPEIVQQFLTLLIHKDILRENLLNENNFGYHALHQVTNAKGLHNEKIIKALFLHIKHIFRSEADELLLHLLAEPVKFKNYRLPYSAIFRIAFPENLAIYPEAYSSTIAHAYNKKRASISAVRCVTEPRTRYSHRAR; encoded by the coding sequence ATGCACCGAAGCTCCTCTTCTTCAAGCCCATCTCAATTATCGACTTCTAGCGTGGCATCCACATCCAGTCACTCACACGCTAAGAAGATATTTCATCGTTCCTTTCACGCAAAAAAAATTCATCATCTTGTGATGCAGGCTTGCTATAGCAAAAACGATTCTGATTTAGCACGGATTAATAGCGAATTTATAGAACAATTGAAACAATCACCCGCCAGCGCTGTGCTTGAGCTTAGCACCAATGATTTTAGCCATCTACACGATATCTTGCATTTACCTTTTAAAATTCAGAGAGAAAAATGGGCGGCAATTGTTATTTCGACAACCTTACTATCAAACTTTGTTGCAAGTATTCAAGTTCAATATCCCGAGGCACTCAATACTTTACTAAAATTAAAAAATAAAGATAGTGTCACGCCACTACAGCAAGCACTGAGTATTGGTAATATAAAAGCGGCAGAGCAATTGCTTCTTTTAATATCTGGCAATAATGACGTTCTCAATGCCAATTTGAACAGTCGAACCGACGATGGCTTTATGCCATTTCAGCAAGCTTTAGCGACAGGTGATGTTGCTATTGTTCAGCAATTGATTCCCTTACTACTTAACAACAAAAAAGCCTTAACAGCCAATTTAACCAATCGAACTATCGATGGCTTCATGCCCTTACAAGATGCCTTAAGGTCAGGCAATCCAGAAGTTATTCCACCATTAATAGAGTTACTGATTGAAGATACAGAAGCTTTACAAACCAATTTAACCAATAAAACGGTTGAGGGTTTTATGCCATTACAGCATGCCCTAGCAACTGGTAACCTTCAAATTGTGCAGCAGTTAATTCCATTATTGATGGCAAATAGAGAGGCTTTAAAAGCTAATTTACTCAATAGAACCCATGATGGTTTTATGCCTTTACAACAAGCCTTAGCGACAGGCAATCCTGAAATTGTACAACTCATCATTCAACTATTGCAAAACGATGAAGAAGCTTTTAAGGCTAATTTACTCAATCGAACCGAAGCAGGTTTTATGTCATTAGATTGCGCGCTAAAAACGGGCAATCTAATAGTCGTTCAATTGTTAATTCCATTAATGCAAGACGATGCCACGCTCATTGTCAATCTAGAAAATAGAACACGCTCTGGCTTTATGCCACTGCAAACTGCGCTAAACACAAACAATCCTAAAATAGTTGAGCTACTGCTAACATTATTGATTGATCATGAAAGCATCCTGAATGCTAATCTAACGAATAGAACCGAGGATGGTTTTATGCCACTACAAGATGCCTTAAAATCACGCATACCAAGCATCTTTTTGCAACTCATCCCATTCTTAACTAAAAATGAAGATATTTTTAAGGCCAATTTACTTAATAGAACGAACAATGGCTTTATGCCATTACAGCAGGCGCTAGATACGAATATCCCTGAAATTGTTCAGCAATTTTTGACATTACTTATCCATAAAGATATCTTGCGAGAAAATTTACTGAATGAGAATAATTTTGGCTATCATGCACTTCATCAGGTGACCAATGCGAAAGGCCTCCATAATGAAAAAATAATAAAGGCGCTTTTTTTACATATTAAACATATTTTTCGCAGTGAAGCAGATGAACTTTTACTACATTTGCTTGCTGAACCTGTAAAATTCAAGAATTATCGCCTGCCTTACTCTGCCATTTTCAGGATAGCCTTTCCAGAGAATCTTGCGATTTATCCGGAAGCTTACAGTAGCACAATCGCTCACGCATACAACAAAAAAAGAGCCAGTATCTCAGCAGTGCGTTGTGTAACAGAACCTCGCACTCGATACTCTCACAGAGCAAGGTAA
- a CDS encoding methyltransferase domain-containing protein — protein sequence MTYIQHFAQNSGDYLQYRPDYPEALFQFLADLCGEHQLAWDCATGNGQAALPLAKYFKQVIASDINQQPLNVALQNENIAYYCWPAEQTELQPRSVDLITVAQALHWFDLPSFYEEVRRVAKPKAIIAAWCYSLGSVSPEVDRVIHSLYHDILGDTFWPKERRYIDKEYKTIAFPFKKKVTSTFHAEKNFQLASLIGYLRTWSAVKEYQQRLNQDPIQLIFNDLEQAWGKSEKVYTMQWPLHLLVGRI from the coding sequence ATGACTTATATTCAGCATTTTGCCCAAAATTCGGGTGATTATCTGCAATACCGACCGGATTATCCTGAGGCATTATTTCAGTTTTTAGCAGACTTATGTGGCGAGCATCAGTTAGCATGGGATTGTGCGACGGGGAATGGTCAAGCGGCATTACCTTTAGCGAAATATTTTAAACAAGTGATTGCGAGCGATATCAATCAGCAACCGTTAAATGTCGCACTCCAGAATGAAAATATTGCTTATTATTGTTGGCCTGCAGAACAAACAGAATTACAACCGCGTTCGGTAGATTTAATTACGGTTGCTCAAGCTTTGCATTGGTTTGATTTGCCCTCATTTTATGAAGAAGTGCGCCGTGTTGCTAAACCCAAGGCAATCATTGCAGCATGGTGTTATTCCCTTGGCAGTGTTTCGCCAGAAGTAGATAGGGTGATCCATAGCTTGTACCATGATATTCTGGGCGACACTTTTTGGCCCAAAGAACGGCGATATATTGACAAAGAGTATAAAACAATCGCTTTCCCATTTAAGAAAAAAGTAACCTCGACATTCCATGCAGAGAAAAATTTTCAATTAGCATCTCTGATTGGCTATTTAAGAACATGGTCAGCGGTTAAAGAATATCAACAGCGCTTAAATCAAGATCCGATTCAGTTGATCTTCAATGATTTAGAACAAGCATGGGGCAAGAGCGAGAAAGTCTATACGATGCAATGGCCTTTACACTTACTGGTTGGACGTATTTAA
- the def gene encoding peptide deformylase — MALIKILQYPDKRLKRQSVRVETFDDTIQKVIDDMFETRYTTESCAALAATQLDLEIPWSITVIDLSQNNDEPLCLVNPEIVSYEGEQFEYEGCMSVYPNFIQEKVKRAQIITVKAQDRFGEPFELKAEGYLAKCIQHEVDHLNGGLYIDRLPKIKLERISRRVKKQERMQKKGPGEK; from the coding sequence ATGGCACTCATTAAAATTTTACAGTATCCCGATAAACGTTTAAAACGCCAGAGTGTGCGTGTAGAAACTTTTGACGATACCATTCAAAAAGTCATTGATGATATGTTTGAAACACGTTACACCACAGAAAGTTGTGCCGCATTAGCTGCAACGCAATTAGATTTAGAGATCCCGTGGAGTATTACCGTCATCGATTTGTCTCAAAATAACGATGAGCCGCTTTGCTTGGTGAATCCTGAAATTGTTAGTTATGAAGGCGAACAATTTGAATATGAGGGTTGCATGTCGGTTTACCCTAATTTCATCCAAGAAAAGGTTAAGCGCGCGCAAATCATCACGGTGAAAGCGCAAGATCGCTTTGGTGAGCCTTTTGAATTGAAGGCAGAAGGGTATTTAGCAAAATGTATTCAGCATGAAGTCGATCATTTAAATGGCGGGCTTTATATTGATAGACTGCCTAAAATTAAATTAGAACGTATTTCGCGAAGAGTCAAAAAGCAAGAAAGAATGCAGAAGAAAGGGCCGGGAGAGAAGTAA
- a CDS encoding cupin domain-containing protein — MSSMQHLPHNLAELKSFNRPDEVRDFPKGKLEIITIGGVIIGRATFQPGWRWSESLQPIAKTTSCEAPHFQYHIAGVLKVKMDDGQEYECRAGDISLLPSGHDAWVVGDEPVIVVDFQGMYNYGK, encoded by the coding sequence ATGAGTTCCATGCAACACTTACCACATAATTTAGCAGAATTAAAAAGCTTTAATCGTCCAGACGAAGTGCGCGATTTTCCGAAAGGGAAATTGGAAATTATTACTATTGGTGGTGTTATCATTGGGCGAGCAACTTTTCAACCAGGTTGGCGTTGGTCAGAATCTTTGCAGCCGATTGCTAAAACCACCAGCTGCGAAGCGCCGCATTTTCAATACCATATTGCCGGTGTCTTAAAAGTAAAAATGGATGATGGCCAAGAATATGAATGTCGTGCAGGTGATATTTCATTATTACCCTCAGGACATGATGCCTGGGTTGTCGGCGATGAGCCTGTTATCGTGGTGGATTTTCAAGGGATGTATAATTACGGCAAATAA